In a genomic window of uncultured Flavobacterium sp.:
- a CDS encoding efflux RND transporter permease subunit: MFKIFIQRPVLATVISILLVILGVLGLTKLPLQQFPDIAPPSVLVTAVYPGANAETVLRSVAPSLEESINGVENMTYMSSTASNDGSLAITVFFKLGTNADQAAVNVQNRVAQATSQLPAEVVQQGVTTAKQQNSFIMAIGMYTDDESKYDQTFVANYAQINIIPEIKRIPGVGSASIFGGVKDYSMRVWLNPTQMSTYKVTPNEIMSAIQDKSLEAAPGKFGERSKEVFEYVIKYKGKLTKPEEYENIAIRSNADGSVLRLKDVARVELGAYSYNSLTRLNGKKGVVIGIIQLAGSNSNDIQVAINKLMVKASKDFPKGIKHNIFYSTKVSLDQSIEQVEHTLIEAFILVFIVVFIFLQDFRSTLIPAIAVPVAILGTFFFMQLFGFSINLLTLFALILAIGIVVDDAIVVVEAVHAKMEHKHLSPKVATHEAMHEITGAIISITLVMAAVFLPVGFMEGSTGVFYRQFAFTMAIAIVISAVNALTLSPALAALFLKDNHGTNGDGSHEKKGFKEKFFNGFNKSFDSLTNRYVGGLKFLIRNKWVSLGGLALITFATIVMVKTTPAGFIPTEDQGFIAIAVNTPSGTSLDGTQKVMTQAENTLRGLDASRFVTAISGFNLLTNSTSPSSAVVFVLLKPNEERGEIKDINKIMADVQGKLGAITGGSFFVFSFPTVPGFSNVEALDLVLQDKTGGKLDKFSGISQTFIGELMKRPEIAVAFTSFKADYPQLQLDINDEKANQLGVNVKDILQTMQTYFGSAQASDFNRFGKYYRVVVQADIADRADPSSIDRVFVKNKTGEMVPINTLVKLSRIYGSETASRYNLFNSISINAIPKPGFSSGDAIKAIEEVAAQQLPAGYSYEFSGQTREEIASGGQSATIFLLCLIFVYFLLAAQYESYILPLAVILSIPAGIFGVFVAIGLTGIENNIYVQVALVMLIGLLAKNAILIVEFAVQKRKSGQALVKASIDAAKLRLRPIIMTSLAFVVGLIPMMSATGPSAQGNHSISIGAAGGMVSGVILGLLIIPVLFIVFQYLQEKVSGKPVAVIHNEEK, encoded by the coding sequence ATGTTCAAAATATTTATACAAAGACCTGTACTGGCAACCGTAATCTCCATTTTGTTGGTGATCCTGGGTGTACTTGGACTTACGAAATTGCCCTTACAACAGTTTCCTGATATTGCGCCGCCATCGGTTTTGGTAACAGCGGTTTATCCGGGAGCTAACGCAGAAACGGTTCTACGTTCTGTGGCACCATCTCTGGAAGAATCTATAAATGGTGTTGAGAACATGACTTATATGAGCTCTACAGCCAGTAATGATGGATCTCTTGCTATTACAGTTTTCTTTAAATTAGGAACTAACGCAGATCAGGCAGCGGTAAACGTACAAAACAGAGTTGCTCAGGCAACAAGTCAATTGCCTGCAGAGGTTGTACAACAAGGTGTAACGACTGCAAAACAACAAAACAGTTTCATCATGGCGATTGGTATGTATACCGATGATGAATCAAAATACGATCAGACTTTTGTTGCCAATTATGCTCAAATCAATATTATTCCGGAGATCAAACGTATTCCTGGAGTTGGTTCAGCAAGTATTTTTGGAGGTGTAAAAGATTACTCTATGCGTGTTTGGTTAAATCCAACACAAATGTCAACTTACAAAGTGACACCAAACGAAATCATGAGCGCTATTCAGGATAAAAGTTTGGAAGCTGCTCCGGGTAAATTTGGAGAAAGAAGTAAAGAAGTTTTTGAATACGTTATTAAATACAAAGGAAAATTAACCAAACCAGAAGAATATGAAAATATTGCTATACGTTCTAATGCAGATGGTTCAGTACTTCGCTTAAAAGATGTTGCGAGAGTAGAACTTGGCGCTTATTCATACAACAGTTTAACCCGTTTAAATGGAAAAAAAGGAGTTGTAATTGGTATCATTCAGTTAGCAGGTTCTAACTCAAATGATATTCAGGTTGCGATTAACAAATTGATGGTGAAAGCCTCAAAAGATTTCCCTAAAGGAATTAAACACAACATTTTCTATAGTACAAAAGTATCTCTGGATCAATCTATAGAACAAGTTGAACATACCTTAATCGAAGCATTTATATTAGTATTCATTGTAGTATTTATATTCCTGCAAGATTTTAGATCAACATTAATCCCGGCTATTGCTGTACCTGTAGCAATTTTAGGAACGTTCTTCTTCATGCAGTTATTCGGATTTTCGATCAACCTTCTTACGCTTTTTGCTTTAATTCTGGCGATTGGTATTGTGGTAGATGATGCGATTGTGGTCGTCGAAGCCGTGCATGCTAAAATGGAGCACAAACATTTGTCTCCAAAAGTAGCAACTCATGAAGCAATGCACGAAATAACGGGTGCTATTATCTCGATTACGTTGGTAATGGCTGCTGTATTCCTGCCGGTTGGTTTTATGGAAGGCTCAACAGGAGTTTTCTATCGTCAGTTTGCCTTTACGATGGCGATTGCAATTGTAATCTCAGCAGTAAACGCTTTAACTTTAAGTCCTGCACTTGCTGCCTTATTCTTAAAAGATAATCACGGAACAAATGGTGATGGATCTCATGAGAAAAAAGGATTTAAAGAGAAATTCTTTAACGGATTCAACAAAAGTTTTGATTCCCTAACCAACCGTTATGTTGGAGGTTTGAAATTCTTAATTCGTAACAAATGGGTTAGTTTAGGAGGTTTGGCTTTAATCACATTTGCAACTATTGTAATGGTTAAAACAACTCCTGCAGGATTTATTCCAACAGAAGATCAAGGTTTTATTGCAATTGCAGTAAACACACCTTCAGGAACATCTCTTGACGGAACTCAAAAAGTAATGACTCAGGCAGAAAACACTTTAAGAGGTTTAGACGCATCACGATTTGTAACAGCAATTTCAGGTTTCAACTTATTGACGAACTCTACAAGTCCATCTTCAGCAGTAGTTTTTGTATTGCTTAAGCCAAATGAAGAGCGTGGAGAAATCAAAGACATCAACAAAATTATGGCTGATGTTCAAGGAAAATTAGGAGCAATTACAGGAGGAAGTTTCTTCGTATTTAGTTTCCCAACCGTTCCTGGATTTAGTAACGTAGAAGCATTAGATTTAGTTCTGCAAGATAAAACCGGAGGAAAACTGGATAAATTTAGTGGAATTTCTCAAACCTTCATCGGAGAATTGATGAAACGTCCGGAAATTGCAGTAGCATTTACCTCTTTCAAAGCCGATTATCCTCAATTGCAATTGGATATCAATGACGAAAAAGCAAACCAATTAGGTGTGAACGTAAAAGACATTTTACAAACCATGCAAACCTATTTTGGTAGCGCGCAAGCCTCTGACTTTAACCGATTTGGTAAATATTACAGAGTTGTTGTTCAGGCAGATATTGCTGACAGAGCAGATCCGTCATCAATTGACAGAGTTTTTGTGAAAAACAAAACTGGCGAAATGGTTCCAATAAATACTTTAGTAAAACTAAGCCGTATTTATGGTTCAGAAACCGCTTCGAGATACAACTTGTTTAATTCGATTTCGATTAATGCAATCCCGAAACCAGGATTTAGTTCCGGAGACGCCATTAAAGCAATTGAAGAAGTTGCAGCACAACAATTACCTGCAGGTTATAGCTATGAATTCTCAGGACAAACCCGAGAAGAAATTGCATCAGGAGGTCAATCAGCAACAATTTTCTTACTGTGTTTGATATTCGTCTATTTCCTACTTGCTGCACAGTATGAAAGTTACATATTGCCATTGGCTGTAATCTTATCAATTCCTGCAGGTATTTTTGGAGTATTTGTTGCCATCGGATTAACAGGAATCGAAAACAACATTTATGTACAAGTTGCATTAGTAATGCTTATTGGATTGCTCGCCAAGAATGCGATTCTGATCGTTGAGTTTGCCGTCCAAAAGCGAAAATCAGGTCAGGCATTAGTAAAAGCTTCAATAGATGCAGCCAAACTACGTTTGCGACCAATTATCATGACGTCACTAGCTTTTGTTGTGGGATTAATCCCGATGATGAGCGCCACAGGACCGTCAGCACAAGGTAACCACTCTATTAGTATTGGTGCCGCCGGAGGTATGGTTTCCGGAGTAATCCTTGGGTTGTTAATCATCCCGGTTTTATTCATCGTGTTCCAATATCTACAAGAAAAGGTTTCTGGAAAACCAGTAGCCGTAATTCATAACGAAGAAAAATAA
- a CDS encoding TolC family protein, translating to MKNYITKIVMIAILITTIISCKVSKDIETPKDAFPENFRNASVSKDTTSIGDVEWKNFYTEKDIIQLIDSAVARNNDLQIAVKNIEIAQYRFTQSKWGNVPQVNLNVSASTSNPSDNSFTGKNLGQALGQNHIDDYSAGATLSWEADIWGKIKNQKKGAYAGYLQSEEVKKALQTTIVANVSKGYYNLLMLDAQLEIAKQNFKLNDSTTNIIKLKYDAGQVTTLAIQQSEAQKLVSAQLIPQLEQNITIQENALSVLTGAFPNSKTRSIRLATLEVKNNNAIGIPSSLVSRRPDVKSAELALKAANANVGITKADLYPSLKITAQGGVNSFETSNWFNIPASLFGTVAGGLTQPLLNNKKVRTQYNIAVAEREKAVLSFRQSVLVAVSEVSDALVKVEKLQQQESFLKERVKTLQQAIKNANLLFKNGMAEYLEVLSAQANLLQSELELANIKREQLSANTDLYRALGGGWK from the coding sequence ATGAAAAATTATATAACCAAAATCGTGATGATCGCCATTTTGATCACGACTATAATATCCTGTAAAGTTTCGAAGGATATTGAAACTCCAAAAGATGCATTTCCTGAAAATTTCAGGAATGCATCGGTTTCAAAAGATACAACAAGTATTGGAGATGTGGAGTGGAAAAACTTCTATACCGAAAAAGATATTATTCAATTGATTGATAGCGCCGTTGCAAGAAACAATGACTTGCAGATTGCTGTTAAAAACATCGAAATTGCACAATACAGATTCACACAATCAAAATGGGGAAATGTTCCTCAGGTTAATTTAAATGTAAGTGCAAGCACAAGCAATCCGTCAGACAATAGTTTTACAGGAAAAAATTTAGGTCAGGCTCTAGGCCAAAACCATATTGACGATTATTCTGCCGGAGCAACACTTTCGTGGGAAGCTGATATTTGGGGGAAAATCAAAAATCAGAAAAAAGGAGCTTACGCAGGTTACCTTCAATCAGAAGAAGTAAAAAAAGCATTGCAAACTACAATCGTAGCAAATGTTTCTAAAGGATATTACAATCTTTTGATGTTGGACGCACAATTAGAAATCGCCAAACAAAACTTTAAATTAAATGATAGTACAACAAATATCATTAAATTAAAATACGATGCAGGTCAGGTAACTACATTAGCGATTCAACAATCTGAAGCACAAAAATTAGTTTCAGCACAATTGATTCCGCAATTAGAACAAAACATTACGATTCAGGAAAATGCATTAAGCGTTTTGACAGGAGCTTTTCCAAATTCAAAAACAAGAAGCATTCGTTTAGCAACTCTAGAAGTTAAAAACAATAATGCAATCGGAATTCCGTCTTCATTAGTAAGCAGAAGACCAGATGTAAAAAGCGCCGAATTAGCTTTGAAAGCAGCAAATGCAAATGTTGGAATCACAAAAGCCGACTTATATCCCTCGCTTAAAATTACCGCTCAAGGCGGAGTAAACTCGTTCGAAACCAGTAATTGGTTCAACATTCCGGCTTCATTATTCGGAACCGTTGCAGGAGGTTTAACACAACCTTTGTTGAACAATAAAAAAGTAAGAACACAATATAATATCGCTGTTGCCGAAAGAGAAAAAGCAGTTTTAAGTTTCAGACAATCTGTTTTGGTTGCTGTTAGCGAAGTTTCTGATGCTTTAGTAAAAGTAGAGAAATTACAACAACAAGAATCCTTTCTAAAAGAGCGTGTAAAAACTTTACAACAAGCAATTAAAAATGCCAATTTGTTATTCAAAAACGGTATGGCCGAATATCTGGAAGTTCTTTCTGCGCAAGCAAACTTATTGCAAAGCGAGCTGGAACTGGCAAACATAAAAAGAGAGCAACTATCTGCCAATACAGATTTGTATCGCGCATTAGGCGGTGGTTGGAAATAA
- a CDS encoding Crp/Fnr family transcriptional regulator yields the protein MKLNQDKYLHDLKLKFESYAPISEQSWQLIENIIEFQSIKKGEILLRNGQIAKEIHFIAKGALRAFITDSAGNIYNKNIFLEGDFAGSKASLLQQTPSEFTIEALEDSTLINLNYKKYRTLIDQNEDLKNYYIAYLEKNWVIEKEQREISLVMENATERYLHLLSKHPDISERIPLLHIASHLGITPTQLSRIRKSLEKDM from the coding sequence ATGAAACTCAATCAAGATAAGTATCTCCACGATTTAAAACTAAAATTCGAAAGCTACGCTCCTATTTCTGAACAATCCTGGCAATTGATTGAAAATATTATTGAATTTCAGTCAATAAAAAAAGGAGAAATACTTTTGAGAAACGGACAAATTGCAAAAGAAATTCATTTTATAGCCAAAGGTGCTTTGCGAGCCTTTATCACCGATTCTGCCGGAAATATTTATAACAAAAACATTTTTCTCGAAGGCGATTTTGCAGGTTCAAAAGCTTCTTTATTACAACAAACTCCATCTGAATTTACTATCGAAGCACTTGAAGATTCCACTTTGATAAACCTTAATTACAAAAAATACAGAACATTAATTGACCAAAACGAAGATCTGAAAAACTACTATATCGCCTATTTAGAAAAAAACTGGGTGATTGAAAAAGAACAACGCGAAATTTCGTTAGTAATGGAAAACGCAACCGAAAGATATTTGCATCTTTTATCTAAACATCCGGATATTTCAGAGCGAATTCCGTTGTTGCATATTGCATCACATTTAGGAATTACACCAACACAATTAAGCCGAATTAGAAAAAGTCTCGAAAAAGATATGTAA
- a CDS encoding GNAT family N-acetyltransferase, with amino-acid sequence MKDLNLIEDNINNLTGLWKTVGAPFLSYHKNETFEYCKIENSGWPNKLWFRKDISKKDLPQIIKTMQTNSGLVLPYWNIFGTKSYEILESNGFEIKTEQVAMALKLDQKFALENKLSFKRVSTEKDAKIWADLYPNAFGYVISKEILIHNHNDVHFYLVSLENQPIGTFMLFQTENNIGIHGVGVIPKMRRKGFAEEIMKFALNLSIDLNADNALLQASAMGKDIYTRLGFEDLFVIKNYVIA; translated from the coding sequence ATGAAAGATCTAAACTTAATCGAAGACAACATAAACAATCTTACCGGATTATGGAAAACCGTTGGCGCTCCTTTCCTATCCTATCATAAAAATGAAACTTTCGAATATTGCAAAATCGAAAATTCAGGCTGGCCAAATAAACTATGGTTTCGAAAAGATATTTCAAAAAAAGACCTTCCGCAAATTATCAAAACTATGCAAACAAATTCAGGTTTAGTTTTACCATATTGGAATATTTTCGGAACAAAATCTTATGAAATATTGGAATCGAATGGTTTTGAAATAAAAACCGAACAAGTAGCAATGGCGCTGAAATTAGATCAAAAATTTGCACTAGAAAACAAGCTAAGTTTTAAAAGAGTTTCTACTGAAAAAGATGCTAAAATTTGGGCAGATTTATATCCAAATGCTTTTGGTTATGTAATCAGTAAAGAAATCCTGATTCACAATCATAATGATGTTCATTTTTATTTGGTTTCTTTAGAAAATCAGCCAATTGGTACTTTCATGCTTTTTCAAACCGAAAATAATATCGGAATTCATGGCGTTGGCGTAATCCCAAAAATGCGTAGAAAAGGTTTTGCCGAAGAAATCATGAAATTCGCTCTTAATCTTTCTATAGATTTAAATGCGGATAATGCTTTGTTACAAGCTTCTGCAATGGGAAAAGATATTTATACAAGATTAGGTTTTGAGGATTTGTTTGTGATTAAGAATTATGTTATTGCTTAA
- a CDS encoding DoxX family protein, translating to MKKAKIIFWITTIIIFLFEGVMPALTSQTELAKEGIKHLGYPEYFGNALVVFKILGVLVLVIPSIPKNIKEWAYAGFGFDFIFASISHFAVDGVNFQSFFPLIFLVILAISYHYYHRIERYKNIAL from the coding sequence ATGAAGAAAGCAAAAATTATTTTTTGGATTACAACTATTATTATTTTCTTATTTGAAGGCGTTATGCCAGCATTAACTTCGCAAACTGAATTGGCAAAAGAAGGAATCAAACACTTAGGATATCCTGAATATTTTGGAAATGCATTAGTCGTTTTTAAAATATTAGGAGTTTTAGTATTGGTAATTCCATCAATTCCTAAAAACATAAAAGAATGGGCTTACGCTGGATTTGGTTTCGATTTCATATTCGCGTCAATAAGTCATTTTGCCGTTGACGGAGTTAATTTTCAATCGTTTTTTCCATTAATATTTTTAGTGATTCTGGCGATTTCATACCATTATTATCATAGAATTGAGCGATACAAGAATATTGCTCTGTAA
- a CDS encoding VOC family protein produces MNLPINHQTIMPYLILDGASEFIDFTQKVFDSEKSSTNVLRNDGTIMHAEIILHGSTIMVADQTKDWTKHNSNLFVYVPNADETYQKALDHGATNLMGLSNQDYGRTCGVTDPFGNVWWITSVIE; encoded by the coding sequence ATGAATTTACCAATCAATCATCAAACAATAATGCCTTATCTAATCTTAGATGGCGCTTCTGAATTTATTGATTTTACTCAAAAAGTTTTCGATTCAGAAAAATCCAGTACAAACGTTTTACGCAATGACGGAACTATTATGCACGCCGAAATTATCCTTCACGGAAGTACAATAATGGTTGCTGATCAAACGAAAGACTGGACAAAACATAACTCTAACTTGTTTGTTTATGTTCCTAATGCAGACGAAACTTACCAAAAAGCATTAGATCACGGTGCTACAAATTTAATGGGTTTAAGCAATCAGGATTATGGCAGAACATGTGGCGTAACAGATCCTTTTGGAAATGTTTGGTGGATAACATCCGTTATCGAATAA
- a CDS encoding DinB family protein translates to MEAAIQKDTVETFKNLNAILSSFSQEEFNIVPAKDSWTAGQTAQHLVLACSGYPQLFLGKTEETERPYHEKVKDIEALFLNFDIKMDAPEFLKPELIDYDKDSITSIFLNTEADLLLATETLDLSQTCLDFELPGFGKFTIFEWISFALTHIQRHTKQLNDIYKQVSKS, encoded by the coding sequence ATGGAAGCAGCAATTCAAAAAGATACAGTTGAAACATTTAAAAACCTAAATGCGATACTTTCTTCATTTTCGCAAGAAGAATTTAATATTGTTCCTGCCAAAGATAGTTGGACTGCCGGACAAACAGCTCAGCATCTTGTACTTGCCTGCTCCGGTTATCCTCAATTATTTCTGGGAAAAACCGAAGAAACCGAAAGACCTTATCATGAAAAAGTCAAGGATATTGAAGCATTATTTTTGAACTTCGATATAAAAATGGATGCACCTGAATTTTTAAAGCCGGAACTTATTGATTACGACAAAGATTCAATAACATCAATCTTTCTTAATACAGAAGCAGATTTATTACTTGCAACAGAAACTTTAGATTTATCACAAACATGTCTTGATTTTGAACTTCCCGGTTTTGGAAAATTTACTATTTTTGAATGGATTAGTTTTGCTTTGACTCATATTCAAAGACATACAAAACAGTTGAATGACATTTATAAACAAGTTTCCAAATCTTAA
- a CDS encoding DUF1440 domain-containing protein, with amino-acid sequence MKSKSGSIFLAGLIAGTLDILAAIFFYAILFQKTTPIKILQSIASGIFKKEAYSGGSQMALYGLLLHYFIAFVFAWFYFTIYPYFTFLKKNTLLSGIIYGIFVWIAMNLVVLPVVFPVLPEKHLDFPLILSILILIFCIGIPIAFLNKKYYSLQK; translated from the coding sequence ATGAAGTCTAAATCAGGAAGTATATTTTTAGCGGGATTAATTGCAGGAACATTGGATATTCTTGCCGCAATTTTTTTCTACGCAATTCTATTTCAAAAAACAACGCCAATAAAAATTCTGCAATCTATAGCAAGTGGAATTTTCAAAAAAGAAGCTTATAGCGGCGGTTCACAAATGGCGTTATACGGATTGTTATTGCACTATTTTATAGCTTTTGTTTTTGCCTGGTTTTACTTTACGATATATCCGTATTTCACATTCTTAAAAAAGAACACACTTTTATCCGGAATCATTTATGGAATCTTCGTTTGGATTGCAATGAACTTAGTTGTTTTGCCGGTTGTATTTCCGGTTTTGCCAGAGAAACATTTAGATTTCCCATTAATATTATCAATCCTGATTCTGATTTTCTGTATCGGAATACCGATTGCCTTTCTAAACAAAAAATATTATTCTTTACAAAAATAG
- a CDS encoding DUF1328 family protein, producing the protein MLRWTVTFIILAIVAGIFGFGGIAAGAASIAKVLFFIFLVLFVISLVTGRTKV; encoded by the coding sequence ATGTTACGTTGGACAGTCACATTTATAATTTTGGCTATAGTAGCCGGAATTTTTGGTTTTGGTGGAATTGCCGCCGGAGCCGCTAGTATTGCAAAAGTTTTATTCTTTATATTTTTAGTATTATTTGTTATTTCATTAGTAACAGGAAGAACAAAAGTTTAG
- a CDS encoding glycosyltransferase, with translation MKAISNKSKIVFLSTFPPTQCGIATYTQDTIKGINDVFGKSVTCQICELVDKPKANPTQAYTLNTRNKEEYTKVAHEINKDKSVKLVHIQHEFGLFGGNYGDYLLDFLNEVKKPLTYTFHSVIPNPNDELKTFVKLLLSYSNSVFVMTNQSKEILMRDYGIKEDIITCVPHGTHIVIYETPLQAKEKFDIQDRKVLSTFGLLGEGKNIETGLQALPKIVENTPNVLYLIIGKTHPNLIKDGVDAYRDKLEGIVKELKLENNVRFINEYLDTDELLDYLKATDIYLFTSKDPNQAVSGTFSYAMSCACPIVASKIPHTLEVLTPDSGILVDIGNVDQFSEAAIKLLSDENLREEMGKNAFRKTRASSWENAAITHMNTYKELFESPTDIKYTYPSIQLKHIKKMTTDLGIIQFCKISIPDLDSGYTLDDNARALIALCMHYKLTQDKDDLAYILIYLDFIERCQQPKGDFINYVDQENREHVEQNAEVNLEDSNARAIWALGTVVSNAAILPEAITKKATKCLLNSLKWAENIQSPRSIGFATKGLYLYHTAVPNLYVAAIINKLNAKLLSNYEIHASSDWKWFENYLTYGNGILPESMLYAFLTTNKPIYKKVALDSLDFLMSKMFKDKNFKVISNNGWLHRDSEADVNEYGEQPIDVAYTIQTLNSFYNAFGTAEYKNKMKIAFNWFLGKNHLNQIMYNPISGGGYDGLEKENVNLNQGAESTVCYLTARLIMENLKLAEIKVIPLMKNRSGVAINS, from the coding sequence ATGAAAGCGATATCAAATAAATCTAAAATAGTTTTTCTTTCTACATTTCCTCCAACACAATGTGGAATAGCAACTTATACACAAGACACAATAAAAGGAATTAATGATGTATTTGGTAAATCCGTTACTTGTCAAATTTGTGAATTGGTCGATAAACCAAAAGCAAATCCAACGCAAGCCTACACTTTAAACACAAGAAATAAAGAAGAATATACTAAAGTTGCACATGAAATCAACAAAGACAAATCAGTAAAATTGGTTCATATTCAGCATGAATTTGGTTTATTTGGAGGTAATTATGGAGACTATTTATTAGATTTTTTAAATGAAGTCAAAAAGCCACTTACTTATACTTTTCACAGCGTAATCCCAAACCCGAATGACGAATTAAAAACTTTCGTGAAATTGCTGCTTTCTTATAGCAATTCGGTTTTTGTGATGACCAATCAATCCAAAGAAATTTTGATGAGAGATTATGGTATAAAAGAAGATATTATTACTTGCGTACCACACGGAACTCATATTGTAATTTATGAAACTCCGCTACAAGCAAAAGAAAAATTCGATATTCAGGATAGAAAAGTATTATCAACTTTTGGACTTTTAGGAGAAGGAAAAAACATTGAGACCGGTTTACAAGCATTACCAAAAATTGTCGAAAATACTCCAAATGTTCTTTATTTAATTATCGGAAAAACACATCCTAATTTAATAAAAGATGGCGTTGATGCTTATCGCGATAAATTGGAAGGAATTGTTAAAGAATTAAAACTGGAAAATAATGTTCGTTTTATAAATGAATATCTCGATACAGACGAACTTTTAGATTATCTAAAAGCTACAGATATTTATCTGTTTACATCAAAAGATCCAAATCAGGCTGTAAGCGGAACATTCTCTTATGCAATGAGTTGTGCTTGTCCAATTGTAGCATCAAAAATTCCGCATACATTAGAAGTTCTAACTCCGGATTCTGGAATTCTGGTTGATATTGGAAACGTAGATCAATTTTCTGAAGCAGCTATTAAATTACTTTCAGATGAAAATCTAAGAGAAGAAATGGGGAAAAATGCTTTTAGAAAAACGCGCGCTTCTTCTTGGGAAAATGCGGCAATTACACATATGAATACTTATAAAGAGCTTTTTGAAAGTCCAACTGACATAAAATATACCTATCCTTCAATTCAATTGAAGCATATCAAAAAAATGACAACCGATTTAGGTATCATTCAATTTTGCAAAATCTCAATTCCGGATCTTGATTCAGGTTATACATTAGACGATAATGCGCGCGCTTTGATTGCTCTTTGCATGCATTATAAATTGACGCAAGACAAAGACGATTTAGCTTATATCTTGATTTATTTAGATTTTATTGAACGTTGTCAGCAACCAAAAGGCGATTTTATCAATTATGTAGATCAGGAAAACCGCGAACATGTAGAGCAAAATGCCGAAGTAAATTTAGAAGATTCTAATGCAAGAGCTATTTGGGCTTTAGGAACAGTGGTTTCAAACGCTGCTATTTTGCCGGAAGCAATCACTAAAAAGGCAACCAAATGTTTATTGAATTCTTTAAAATGGGCCGAAAATATTCAGTCGCCGCGTTCTATTGGTTTTGCAACAAAAGGTTTGTATTTGTATCACACAGCAGTTCCTAACTTATATGTTGCCGCGATTATTAATAAATTGAACGCCAAATTACTTTCTAATTATGAAATTCACGCTTCAAGTGATTGGAAATGGTTCGAAAATTATTTGACTTACGGAAACGGAATTTTACCGGAATCAATGCTTTATGCTTTTCTAACAACGAATAAACCAATCTATAAAAAAGTAGCTTTAGATTCTCTTGACTTTTTAATGTCGAAAATGTTTAAAGACAAAAACTTTAAAGTAATTTCTAACAACGGATGGTTACACAGAGATTCGGAAGCAGATGTAAACGAATATGGAGAACAGCCAATTGATGTTGCTTACACAATTCAAACCTTAAATTCGTTCTATAATGCATTTGGTACAGCCGAATATAAAAACAAAATGAAAATCGCATTTAACTGGTTTTTAGGCAAAAATCATCTTAACCAAATTATGTACAATCCTATAAGTGGCGGTGGTTATGATGGACTGGAAAAAGAAAATGTCAACCTAAATCAAGGTGCAGAATCTACAGTTTGTTATCTTACTGCCAGATTAATCATGGAAAACCTTAAATTAGCAGAAATAAAAGTAATTCCGTTAATGAAAAACAGAAGCGGCGTTGCTATAAATTCATAA